One genomic region from Mytilus trossulus isolate FHL-02 chromosome 9, PNRI_Mtr1.1.1.hap1, whole genome shotgun sequence encodes:
- the LOC134682917 gene encoding uncharacterized protein LOC134682917 isoform X2: protein MPQQAPVLEFPIGFESIMNVDPTYDLPCPKCLPNSLEAFEIELVKWLDLESHACKPVIMAVLENDPSYTDYEHFYRSSIVSVYHPFLHIDDDTVRMSLSCYRIVQTKLIALLTTIDKVVEEAPEDGPYSEAGKRLQNLFMEEDEFQPLILSPDIREFLGLNR, encoded by the exons ATGCCACAACAAGCACCAGTTTTAGAATTTCCGATTGGATTTGAAAGCATTATGAACGTAGATCCGACGTACGATCTTCCATGTCCAAAATGCCTGCCGAATAGCCTTGAAGCATTTGAGATTGAGTTGGTGAAATGGCTAGATCTTGAAAGCCACGCGTGCAAACCAGTTATTATGGCAGTACTCGAAAACGATCCGTCTTATACCGATTATGAACATTTCTATAGGAGCTCGATAGTATCTGTATATCATCCGTTTCTTCATATAGATGATGATACTGTAAGAATGAGCCTGTCCTGTTACAGAATCGTGCAGACTAAATTAATTGCTCTTCTTACTACAATTGACAAGGTTGTAGAAGAGGCTCCCGAAGATGGACCATATTCTGAAGCTGGGAAACGATTACAGAATTTATTTATGGAAGAAGATGAATTTCAGCCTTT GATTTTGTCTCCAGATATAAGGGAATTCCTTGGTCTCAATAGATAG
- the LOC134682917 gene encoding uncharacterized protein LOC134682917 isoform X1: protein MPQQAPVLEFPIGFESIMNVDPTYDLPCPKCLPNSLEAFEIELVKWLDLESHACKPVIMAVLENDPSYTDYEHFYRSSIVSVYHPFLHIDDDTVRMSLSCYRIVQTKLIALLTTIDKVVEEAPEDGPYSEAGKRLQNLFMEEDEFQPLMKKIKDSYIVYRYHDYSWETDVYGCR from the exons ATGCCACAACAAGCACCAGTTTTAGAATTTCCGATTGGATTTGAAAGCATTATGAACGTAGATCCGACGTACGATCTTCCATGTCCAAAATGCCTGCCGAATAGCCTTGAAGCATTTGAGATTGAGTTGGTGAAATGGCTAGATCTTGAAAGCCACGCGTGCAAACCAGTTATTATGGCAGTACTCGAAAACGATCCGTCTTATACCGATTATGAACATTTCTATAGGAGCTCGATAGTATCTGTATATCATCCGTTTCTTCATATAGATGATGATACTGTAAGAATGAGCCTGTCCTGTTACAGAATCGTGCAGACTAAATTAATTGCTCTTCTTACTACAATTGACAAGGTTGTAGAAGAGGCTCCCGAAGATGGACCATATTCTGAAGCTGGGAAACGATTACAGAATTTATTTATGGAAGAAGATGAATTTCAGCCTTT gatgaagaaaattaaagacaGCTACATTGTATATAGATACCATGATTACAGCTGGGAGACAGATGTTTATGGATGTCGGTGA